A single region of the Accipiter gentilis chromosome 6, bAccGen1.1, whole genome shotgun sequence genome encodes:
- the LOC126039899 gene encoding RING finger protein 223, producing the protein MAEPAQKGGVGQGGRREDEAAAAAAAAAPSYEDYECKICYNYFDLERRAPKLLECLHTFCQECLSQLHLRAAQQPAAASAAEPGPGPGRSAGGSLACPLCRHRTALPDHRVHGLPVNTKLAAACPPQLRARDPLPQDSLPPLPPRRPPRAREAAAALALPAAAPAGRAGPRSSGGGYESCQSCKRAALSAGCVCVVVSFLSMVVLLFTGLIFVNQYGGDAGPGASASPSPVGPICLSVASILALFSVVVTWLICWLKYRPEAAAATGAATANGTPRGRAAAARRSDT; encoded by the coding sequence ATGGCCGAGCCGGCGCAGAAGGGCGGCGTAgggcagggcgggcggcgggaggatgaggcggcggcggcggcggcggcggccgcccccagCTACGAAGACTACGAGTGCAAGATCTGCTACAACTACTTCGACCTGGAGCGGCGGGCGCCCAAGCTGCTGGAGTGCTTGCACACCTTCTGCCAGGAGTGCCTGAGCCAGCTGCACCTGCGGGCCGCCCagcagcccgccgccgcctccgccgctgagccggggccggggcccggccggTCGGCCGGCGGCTCCCTGGCCTGCCCGCTCTGCCGCCACCGCACGGCGCTGCCCGACCACCGCGTCCACGGCCTCCCCGTCAACACCAAGCTGgccgccgcctgcccgccgcAGCTGCGGGCCCGCGACCCGCTGCCCCAGGACAgcctgccgccgctgccgccccgccgcccgccccgcgcccgggaggcggcggccgccctcGCCCTgccggccgccgcccccgccggccgggccgggccgcgctccTCGGGCGGCGGCTACGAGAGCTGCCAGAGCTGCAAGCGGGCGGCGCTGAGCGCCGGCTGCGTGTGCGTCGTCGTCTCCTTCCTCTCCATGGTGGTGCTGCTCTTCACCGGCCTCATCTTCGTCAACCAGTACGGCGGCGACGCCGGGCCCGGCGCCTCGGCCTCGCCGTCGCCGGTGGGGCCCATCTGCCTGTCGGTGGCCAGCATCCTCGCCCTCTTCTCCGTCGTCGTCACATGGCTCATCTGCTGGCTCAAGTACCggcccgaggcggcggcggcgaccggcGCGGCGACGGCCAACGGcaccccgcggggccgggcggcggccgcccgcaGGAGCGACACGTAG